In one window of Thermodesulfobacteriota bacterium DNA:
- a CDS encoding glycosyltransferase encodes MARDYDTALRPYVQKRLEEIREADILVGIPCYNNEDTIVHVVQTVSHGIYEHYRNARAVIMIADGGSTDDTRDRVLDFQFKPWQEKLITVYRGIGGKGSALRAIFEAAHRLKVKACACVDSDLRSISPEWIKYLIEPVMEQGYEFVAPVYSRYKYDGTITNNIVYNLVRTLYGKRIRQPIGGDFAFSKGLAKHYLEQEVWGTDIARFGIDIWMTTTALRTGARVCQANLGVKIHDAKDPADALGPMFRQVCGTLFALMEEHEDFWLPIRGSDPVPLLGMEATLEPEPIVVNQARMVTEFQEGMRLFGSLWKEIFTDDVYAALERARGQAPEEFHFSTEMWVKLLYQLAAKYHHLADHRMKLLSVMTPLYLGRVASFITRTRDMDSRGAEAVVEEQAVKFEEQKDYLVDLWTNGAAASQG; translated from the coding sequence ATGGCCCGCGACTACGATACCGCCCTGCGGCCCTACGTGCAGAAGCGGCTGGAGGAGATTCGGGAGGCCGACATCCTCGTCGGAATCCCGTGCTACAACAACGAAGACACCATCGTCCACGTCGTGCAGACGGTGTCCCACGGGATCTACGAGCACTACCGAAACGCGCGAGCCGTCATCATGATCGCCGACGGGGGCTCCACCGACGACACGAGGGACCGGGTCCTCGACTTCCAGTTCAAGCCCTGGCAGGAGAAGCTCATCACCGTATACCGGGGCATCGGCGGCAAGGGCTCGGCGCTGCGGGCCATCTTCGAAGCCGCGCACCGTCTCAAGGTCAAGGCCTGTGCGTGCGTCGACTCCGACCTGCGCAGCATCAGTCCCGAGTGGATCAAATACCTGATCGAGCCCGTCATGGAGCAGGGCTACGAGTTCGTGGCCCCCGTCTACTCCCGCTACAAGTACGACGGCACGATCACCAACAACATTGTCTACAACCTCGTTCGCACCCTGTACGGAAAGCGCATCCGCCAGCCCATCGGCGGCGACTTCGCGTTCTCCAAGGGGCTTGCCAAGCACTACCTGGAGCAGGAGGTGTGGGGCACCGACATCGCCCGCTTCGGCATCGACATCTGGATGACCACCACGGCGCTTCGCACGGGCGCCAGGGTCTGCCAGGCGAACCTGGGGGTGAAGATCCACGACGCCAAGGATCCGGCCGACGCCCTGGGCCCCATGTTCCGCCAGGTGTGCGGCACCCTGTTCGCGCTGATGGAGGAGCACGAGGATTTCTGGCTGCCCATCCGGGGCAGCGACCCCGTGCCGCTTCTCGGGATGGAGGCGACCCTGGAGCCCGAGCCCATCGTCGTGAACCAGGCGCGCATGGTGACCGAGTTCCAGGAAGGAATGCGCCTTTTCGGGAGCCTGTGGAAGGAGATCTTCACCGACGACGTGTACGCCGCCCTGGAACGGGCGCGGGGCCAGGCCCCCGAAGAGTTCCACTTTTCGACGGAGATGTGGGTGAAGCTCCTGTACCAGCTCGCCGCCAAGTACCACCACCTGGCGGACCACCGGATGAAGCTCCTCTCGGTCATGACCCCCCTCTACCTGGGCCGGGTGGCCTCGTTCATCACCCGCACCCGCGACATGGACTCCAGAGGCGCCGAAGCGGTGGTGGAGGAGCAGGCCGTCAAGTTCGAGGAGCAGAAGGACTACCTGGTGGACCTG